One genomic window of Nicotiana sylvestris chromosome 10, ASM39365v2, whole genome shotgun sequence includes the following:
- the LOC104222723 gene encoding phosphoglycerate mutase-like protein AT74H, producing MINSTVDDNGHAQIPDHQPYCHCCHFDSHNNNNNNQQKPIPKCLPKRIILVRHGESEGNRDDAMYTVTPDYRIPLTPKGIGQAKEAGSRIFDVISDNGTSDNWKVYFYVSPYMRTRSTLREMGRAFSRRRVLGVREECRIREQDFGNFQVAERMKVIKETRERFGRFFYRFPEGESAADVYDRVSSFLESLWRDIDMNRLHHDPNDDLNLVIISHGLASRVFLMKWFKWTVEQFEYLNNLGNCEFRVIQLGLGGEYSLAVHHTEEEMLEWGLSPEMISDQKWRAHANRSSWNDKCPWYLDAFFDHLANSDDDDYDEVKSNFSD from the exons ATGATAAATAGTACCGTTGATGACAACGGCCACGCCCAAATTCCTGATCACCAACCCTACTGCCATTGTTGCCATTTTGATagtcataataataataataataatcagcAGAAGCCCATACCCAAGTGCCTACCAAAGCGCATAATTTTGGTGCGCCACGGCGAGAGCGAAGGGAATAGGGACGACGCCATGTACACCGTCACACCCGATTATAGGATCCCGTTAACTCCCAAGGGAATTGGTCAAGCCAAGGAAGCTGGGTCCCGCATTTTTGACGTGATTTCTGATAATGGCACGTCCGATAACTGGAAGGTCTACTTTTACGTTTCCCCTTACATGCGAACACGTTCCACGCTAAGGGAGATGGGCAGGGCATTCTCGAGACGGAGGGTGCTTGGCGTCAGGGAAGAATGCCGAATTCGAGAACaagattttgggaattttcaagtGGCGGAGCGCATGAAAGTCATTAAGGAGACTCGCGAGAGATTTGGCCGCTTCTTTTATCGATTTCCTGAGGGAGAATCAGCTGCTGATGTTTATGACAGAGTTTCCA GTTTCCTTGAATCTCTTTGGAGGGACATTGATATGAACAGACTCCACCATGACCCTAATGACGATTTGAATCTTGTGATTATATCCCATGGGCTAGCTAGTCGTGTCTTTCTGATGAAGTGGTTCAAGTGGACGGTTGAGCAATTTGAGTACCTAAACAATTTAGGGAATTGTGAATTTCGAGTTATACAATTAGGACTTGGTGGCGAATACAGTTTAGCAGTCCACCATACTGAAGAAGAGATGCTAGAATGGGGACTCTCACCTGAAATGATTTCAGACCAAAAATGGCGAGCTCATGCTAACAGGAGTTCATGGAACGACAAATGCCCTTGGTACCTTGATGCTTTCTTTGACCACCTAGCTAATTCAGATGATGACGATTATGACGAAGTCAAATCAAACTTCTCCGACTAG